A region of Rhodoferax potami DNA encodes the following proteins:
- a CDS encoding M48 family metalloprotease translates to MRSWMVTALVSSALLVACGTNVVNPVTGQTERSAMSEEAEVAEGAKGHQEVLQEYGVVNNPALQSYVNALGQRLAGQSHRSQLQWRFTVLDSPEINAFALPGGYVYVTRGIMAYMDSEADLAGVIGHEIGHVTARHGAQRATSQQNAGLGVLAASVLGAVAEAYGVAGAGQLAGQVSQNVAAGYIASYGREQELQADGLGAEYLFRTRYDPRNMIDVIKVLKNQELFAADQAKAEGRPVPAKGDWLSSHPSNDQRLETISRLAAQYQTRERYDDDGRNRYLQAIQSMNFGDSPDQGLVRGQNFYHEPLGLALTAPAGWYVQNEPEQLAFINTARDAALLVRVVPSAAGKAPADVVRNLLKPTQGRLEPTTINGLQASRFTGARAGANGSSMPVEATVITGPGDRVYLLQSTAKDANALARARAGLREAEGSFRALTAQDRAAARPWVIKTAPYPKGGFAELAKNSPIARPEQQLRLINGYYGGGEPAVGQLVKVVVPK, encoded by the coding sequence ATGCGTTCTTGGATGGTTACAGCGCTGGTCAGCAGCGCATTGCTGGTGGCCTGTGGCACCAATGTGGTCAACCCGGTCACGGGGCAAACAGAGCGCTCGGCGATGAGCGAAGAAGCCGAAGTCGCCGAAGGTGCCAAGGGGCACCAAGAGGTGTTGCAGGAATATGGTGTGGTGAACAACCCCGCGCTGCAGTCGTATGTCAATGCTCTGGGGCAGCGCCTGGCGGGGCAAAGCCACCGCAGCCAGTTGCAGTGGCGTTTTACGGTGCTGGACAGCCCGGAGATCAATGCCTTTGCACTGCCTGGCGGCTATGTCTATGTCACCCGCGGCATCATGGCGTACATGGACAGCGAGGCCGACTTGGCCGGTGTGATCGGCCATGAAATCGGCCACGTGACTGCGCGCCACGGCGCCCAGCGGGCCACCAGTCAGCAAAACGCCGGGCTCGGTGTGTTGGCCGCCAGCGTGCTGGGTGCGGTGGCAGAGGCTTACGGCGTCGCCGGTGCAGGGCAACTGGCAGGGCAGGTCTCCCAAAACGTGGCGGCAGGCTATATCGCCTCGTACGGTCGTGAGCAAGAGTTGCAGGCGGATGGCTTGGGGGCGGAGTACCTGTTTCGCACCCGCTATGACCCGCGCAACATGATTGACGTGATCAAGGTCTTGAAAAACCAGGAGCTGTTTGCCGCAGACCAGGCCAAAGCTGAAGGGCGCCCCGTACCCGCCAAGGGCGATTGGTTGTCCTCCCACCCCAGCAACGACCAGCGCTTGGAAACGATCAGCCGCCTGGCCGCGCAGTACCAGACCCGTGAGCGCTATGACGATGATGGCCGCAACCGCTATCTGCAGGCCATCCAAAGCATGAACTTTGGTGACAGCCCCGACCAGGGGCTGGTGCGGGGCCAGAACTTTTACCATGAGCCTCTTGGTTTGGCTCTTACCGCACCGGCGGGCTGGTATGTGCAAAACGAGCCGGAGCAACTCGCCTTTATCAACACCGCCCGTGATGCTGCGCTGCTGGTGCGTGTAGTGCCCTCTGCGGCTGGCAAGGCGCCGGCCGATGTGGTCCGCAACCTGCTCAAGCCTACACAGGGCCGCTTGGAGCCCACCACCATCAACGGGCTGCAAGCCTCCCGTTTCACCGGTGCGCGGGCAGGTGCCAACGGCAGCAGCATGCCGGTGGAGGCCACAGTGATCACCGGCCCCGGCGACCGGGTGTATTTGCTGCAATCCACGGCCAAGGATGCCAATGCCCTGGCCCGTGCGCGCGCAGGTTTGCGCGAGGCCGAGGGCAGCTTTCGCGCCCTGACAGCCCAAGACCGCGCTGCGGCCCGGCCATGGGTCATCAAGACGGCGCCGTACCCCAAGGGCGGGTTCGCTGAGCTCGCCAAAAACTCGCCGATTGCGCGCCCCGAGCAACAGTTGCGCCTGATCAACGGCTACTACGGCGGCGGTGAGCCTGCAGTGGGTCAGCTGGTCAAGGTCGTGGTTCCGAAGTAA
- a CDS encoding M14 family metallopeptidase: MPQLSISSQFDAGAIEVVRADVAHDIQLRIRPDTAAEFAQWFYFCLQGAAGQAATLRFMNASESAYPRGWEGYQVLASEDRQHWRRIDTHYDGTVMTARVTPQANAIYFAYFEPYSYEQHLDLLAAASASPLVTLQRLGSTVQGRDMSLLRIADPHTQLLEAEKKNVWLIARQHPGETMAEWFIEGFLERLLDADDSVSRTLLQRCNFYVVPHMNPDGAVLGNLRTNAAGANLNREWAAPSMERSPEVALVRQAMESTGVDLCLDVHGDEALPCNFVVGSEGTPGYTPRIAELEDDFKTDWMRTCPDFQDTLNYGRVPAGQANLSLATNWIAQRFGCMALTIEMPFKDNVNLPDPTTGWSGQRSKKLGASVLQPLLQWSV; encoded by the coding sequence ATGCCCCAACTCTCTATTTCCTCGCAGTTCGATGCCGGTGCCATTGAAGTGGTGCGTGCGGACGTGGCGCACGATATCCAACTGCGTATCCGCCCCGACACGGCTGCCGAGTTCGCCCAATGGTTTTACTTTTGCCTGCAGGGTGCAGCGGGTCAGGCGGCGACTTTGCGGTTCATGAATGCCTCCGAATCCGCCTACCCTAGAGGCTGGGAGGGGTACCAGGTGCTGGCTAGCGAAGACCGTCAGCACTGGCGGCGCATAGACACCCACTACGACGGCACCGTGATGACCGCCCGCGTCACACCGCAGGCCAATGCCATTTACTTCGCGTATTTCGAGCCGTACTCTTACGAGCAGCATCTCGACTTGCTGGCTGCTGCGAGCGCTTCTCCGCTGGTCACCTTGCAGCGATTGGGCAGTACCGTGCAGGGGCGCGATATGAGCCTGCTGCGCATTGCAGACCCCCATACCCAACTTCTGGAGGCCGAAAAAAAGAATGTGTGGCTCATCGCCCGCCAGCACCCCGGCGAGACGATGGCGGAGTGGTTCATCGAAGGCTTTCTGGAGCGCCTGCTGGATGCCGATGACTCGGTGAGTCGCACGTTGTTACAGCGCTGCAATTTCTATGTGGTGCCCCACATGAATCCGGATGGCGCGGTGCTGGGTAACCTGCGCACCAATGCCGCCGGCGCCAACCTGAACCGCGAGTGGGCGGCCCCCAGCATGGAGCGCTCACCCGAAGTCGCTTTGGTGCGCCAGGCCATGGAGTCCACCGGCGTGGACCTGTGCCTGGACGTGCACGGGGATGAGGCGCTGCCTTGCAACTTTGTGGTCGGCTCCGAGGGCACACCGGGTTACACCCCGCGTATTGCCGAGCTGGAAGACGACTTCAAAACCGACTGGATGCGCACCTGCCCCGACTTCCAGGACACCCTCAACTACGGCCGCGTGCCGGCCGGTCAGGCCAACTTGTCCCTGGCCACCAACTGGATCGCCCAGCGATTCGGCTGCATGGCCCTGACGATCGAGATGCCCTTCAAAGACAACGTCAACCTGCCCGACCCTACCACCGGTTGGAGCGGCCAGCGCTCCAAGAAGCTAGGGGCCAGCGTGCTGCAGCCGCTGCTGCAGTGGTCAGTCTAG
- a CDS encoding PEP-CTERM sorting domain-containing protein encodes MSHTIFKFKSTLLAALLCSATAAMAATPASPSVFFGPTPYLSSSDIPIGFYSAAGATVLDNLEDGSLHSSLIGSGGGSVLAAGFAGIRDSVDSDDGVLNGTCGPQTAGRCVSWFNGNGNSGATFTFQGAGALPTAFGLVWTDGAGTVTFSAMDADGQSLGSISSSSFPDGSFAAGTAEDRFFGVQFAGGIRSITIKNSGGGIEVDHIQYGQMAAAVPEPETYALLLAGLGLMGAAVRRRNRMGTNRALD; translated from the coding sequence ATGTCGCACACCATCTTCAAATTCAAATCCACTCTTTTGGCGGCCCTGCTCTGCAGTGCTACCGCCGCAATGGCAGCAACGCCTGCCAGCCCAAGCGTATTTTTTGGGCCAACGCCCTATTTGTCGTCCTCGGACATTCCTATTGGCTTCTATTCAGCAGCAGGTGCCACTGTGCTCGACAATTTGGAGGACGGCAGCCTCCACTCCTCTCTGATCGGTAGCGGGGGAGGGTCAGTATTGGCTGCCGGCTTTGCTGGGATCCGCGACTCTGTGGACAGCGACGATGGCGTGCTGAATGGCACCTGCGGCCCTCAAACTGCAGGGCGCTGTGTAAGCTGGTTCAATGGCAATGGCAACTCAGGTGCCACATTCACTTTCCAGGGTGCTGGCGCTTTGCCGACAGCGTTCGGACTGGTTTGGACCGATGGCGCAGGCACCGTTACCTTTAGTGCAATGGATGCCGACGGACAGAGTTTGGGCAGCATCAGTTCCAGCAGTTTTCCTGATGGCAGCTTTGCCGCCGGCACCGCCGAAGATCGATTTTTCGGCGTGCAGTTCGCCGGCGGCATTCGCTCCATCACCATCAAAAATAGCGGGGGCGGTATTGAGGTGGACCACATCCAATACGGGCAGATGGCAGCTGCTGTACCTGAACCCGAAACCTATGCCCTGCTGCTGGCAGGCTTGGGGCTGATGGGCGCCGCCGTGCGCCGGCGGAACCGCATGGGCACTAACCGGGCTCTAGACTGA
- a CDS encoding PEP-CTERM sorting domain-containing protein, with protein sequence MSAIQSIFQRTIALTLLLWLSTTAQAAARSPLTVYSDQASFLNATGPVQAETFNALTVDQPANNLNLGAFTAHNSISVDAPNLSYSVDGTSNLFVNTTSTWADLVFDRPVVAFGAWFAGMNPTGRPYSSIRIDAAGLAGYGSYSHLGSYLPPTAPIGTLQFIGFTSSQAFNRIVFEGALCCSSSFAIDNVVYTEALAPVPEPETYALLLAGLGLMGAAVRRRNSDA encoded by the coding sequence ATGTCAGCTATCCAGTCCATCTTCCAAAGAACGATTGCACTCACTCTCCTCCTGTGGCTGAGCACTACGGCACAGGCCGCAGCCCGCTCTCCCTTGACGGTTTACAGCGATCAGGCCAGTTTTTTGAATGCAACCGGCCCCGTTCAGGCGGAAACTTTTAACGCCCTAACTGTGGATCAACCTGCCAACAACCTGAACCTCGGGGCCTTCACAGCGCACAACAGCATTTCTGTGGATGCGCCCAATCTCAGTTACAGCGTGGATGGAACCAGCAACCTGTTTGTGAACACCACGTCCACGTGGGCGGATTTGGTTTTCGACAGACCGGTCGTTGCTTTTGGCGCCTGGTTCGCAGGCATGAACCCGACCGGTCGGCCCTACTCCAGCATCCGGATTGACGCAGCCGGCTTGGCAGGCTACGGCTCGTACAGCCACCTCGGTAGCTACCTGCCACCAACAGCCCCCATAGGCACTTTGCAGTTCATCGGCTTCACGTCAAGCCAAGCGTTTAACCGCATTGTTTTTGAAGGCGCCCTTTGCTGCAGCAGCAGCTTTGCCATAGACAACGTGGTGTACACGGAAGCACTGGCTCCGGTGCCGGAACCCGAAACCTATGCCCTGCTGCTGGCAGGCTTGGGGCTGATGGGCGCCGCCGTGCGGCGTCGTAACAGCGACGCTTAG
- a CDS encoding sensor histidine kinase gives MTRQAQAMTLQAFQEQAFARHLLIDLPFPITGALLLVVVCVGLLLGKAAVWLIALWTVWTLATVGVRVWIEAQMRRRLHEHGVHKTILHQYAWPSVPTGAVSGVFACLYFDAQDPVTMMVLATYMTVIVVGAVVPTSVYLPTFFLFVLSTHLPYLFLLIRAGSEEHFMLVGLNVLFLVVTSQYAYAANRMHRESIRLRFENQQLIADLGERKAAAESASKTKSLFLAGVSHDLKQPIRAIGLYLGVLRHTEPPDKVSVLESVTPKMEKALSELHGQVSRLLELSRLESGALRLHIEQVSLAGLFAGLLTLFEHQAAAKGIRLRFANLDSLRCKSVWVDRRMLESILQNLISNAIKHTGAGVVYVGVRRRTLYREGGQLCIEVRDSGCGIPLPQQAYLFDAYRSFDDRKASDSHGLGLAIAKAQATYLGADITLRSAPGRGSVFTLCGVSTRNQNVPVDFP, from the coding sequence ATGACCCGACAAGCGCAGGCAATGACTCTCCAGGCTTTCCAGGAGCAGGCCTTCGCTCGGCATTTGTTGATTGATTTACCGTTTCCGATTACAGGTGCACTTCTCTTGGTAGTGGTATGTGTCGGGCTGCTGCTGGGCAAAGCAGCTGTTTGGCTGATCGCACTCTGGACTGTCTGGACTCTTGCAACGGTTGGTGTGCGCGTCTGGATTGAGGCGCAGATGCGCAGGCGGCTCCATGAGCATGGCGTGCACAAAACGATCCTGCATCAATACGCGTGGCCGTCAGTGCCGACGGGGGCTGTATCCGGCGTGTTCGCCTGTTTGTACTTTGATGCGCAAGATCCCGTCACGATGATGGTTCTTGCGACGTATATGACGGTGATCGTTGTGGGAGCCGTGGTGCCGACCTCGGTGTACCTGCCGACTTTTTTCTTGTTTGTCCTTTCCACGCATCTGCCCTATTTGTTTTTGCTGATTCGCGCGGGTAGCGAAGAGCACTTCATGCTGGTCGGTTTGAACGTGCTGTTTCTGGTCGTCACCTCACAATATGCGTATGCAGCGAATCGAATGCATCGGGAGTCGATCCGACTGCGCTTCGAAAATCAGCAGTTGATTGCGGACTTGGGCGAGCGCAAAGCTGCCGCAGAGAGCGCGTCCAAAACCAAGTCACTGTTCTTGGCCGGCGTGAGTCACGATCTCAAGCAGCCGATACGTGCGATCGGTTTGTACCTTGGCGTTTTGCGGCATACAGAGCCTCCAGATAAGGTCAGCGTTCTGGAGAGCGTGACTCCAAAAATGGAAAAAGCCCTCAGCGAACTTCACGGGCAGGTCAGTCGCTTGCTCGAGCTGTCGCGTCTGGAGTCTGGTGCGCTGCGACTGCATATAGAGCAAGTGTCTCTGGCGGGGCTGTTTGCCGGGTTGCTTACGCTGTTCGAACATCAGGCTGCTGCGAAAGGGATCCGTTTGCGCTTTGCAAATTTGGACAGTCTTCGTTGCAAGTCGGTGTGGGTTGATCGGCGGATGCTCGAATCGATTTTGCAAAATCTCATCAGCAATGCCATCAAGCACACGGGTGCGGGCGTGGTGTACGTGGGGGTGCGTCGCAGGACTCTGTATCGCGAAGGCGGGCAACTGTGTATTGAGGTTCGAGACAGTGGGTGTGGCATACCACTGCCGCAACAGGCGTACTTGTTTGATGCTTATCGCAGTTTTGACGACCGCAAGGCCAGCGATAGCCATGGCCTCGGCTTGGCAATCGCCAAGGCACAAGCCACTTACCTGGGGGCAGACATCACGTTGCGAAGCGCGCCCGGGCGGGGTTCTGTGTTTACCCTGTGTGGCGTGAGTACTCGCAACCAAAACGTGCCGGTAGACTTTCCCTGA
- a CDS encoding response regulator transcription factor: MSPIRILIAEDHAMLADALQMLLSSQTDMHCVGVAPSGQEAVELAAHLQPDILLLDLGMPGLDGLGVMRELQAAKSATRTLVVTARMDSGSVRAALALGAAGYLPKNESGSELLLAIRRVAKGRRYISADIASLFVDDAESQNTEHKLTSSETTILQLVGDGLTSKEISLKLNISEGTVRKHRENLRNKLGIRNSAEMAAYAIRTQSGTTTPGEL, encoded by the coding sequence ATGTCACCCATCCGCATATTGATTGCTGAAGATCACGCCATGCTCGCAGACGCGTTGCAGATGCTGCTCTCCAGCCAAACCGACATGCACTGCGTGGGTGTCGCACCCAGTGGCCAAGAGGCAGTAGAACTGGCAGCACACCTTCAGCCCGATATCCTCCTGTTGGATCTTGGTATGCCGGGGCTTGATGGCTTGGGAGTGATGCGAGAGCTCCAAGCCGCAAAGTCTGCAACCCGCACCCTCGTGGTGACTGCACGCATGGACTCTGGCTCGGTAAGGGCGGCACTTGCGCTGGGCGCAGCAGGGTATTTGCCGAAGAACGAGAGCGGTAGCGAACTGCTGCTTGCCATCCGAAGAGTTGCAAAGGGTAGGCGCTACATCAGCGCTGATATCGCCAGTCTCTTTGTCGATGACGCCGAATCCCAGAATACTGAACACAAGCTCACCAGCAGCGAAACAACCATCCTGCAATTGGTGGGTGACGGCCTGACCAGCAAGGAGATAAGCCTGAAGCTCAACATCAGCGAAGGCACAGTCCGCAAACACCGGGAGAATCTGCGCAACAAGCTCGGTATCCGCAACAGCGCAGAAATGGCCGCCTATGCGATCCGCACACAGAGCGGAACCACCACTCCCGGCGAGCTGTAA
- a CDS encoding FKBP-type peptidyl-prolyl cis-trans isomerase — MKTSLRISCVALALLAQGAFAQNAVTAAAAKEDGAVVTASGLVYRSLKEGTGASPKATDKVTVHYKGTFPDGREFDSSYKRGQPIDFPLNGVIPCWTEGVQRMKTGGKAKLTCAPDIAYGARGAGGVIPPNATLVFEVELLGVNGK; from the coding sequence ATGAAAACCAGCCTCCGTATTTCCTGTGTTGCTCTGGCCTTGTTGGCCCAGGGCGCATTTGCCCAAAACGCTGTCACGGCAGCCGCTGCCAAAGAAGATGGCGCCGTCGTCACCGCCAGCGGGCTGGTGTACCGCAGCCTCAAAGAAGGCACCGGGGCCAGCCCCAAAGCCACTGACAAGGTGACCGTGCATTACAAAGGCACTTTTCCGGATGGTCGTGAATTCGACAGCTCGTACAAGCGCGGCCAGCCGATTGATTTCCCGCTCAATGGCGTGATCCCGTGCTGGACCGAGGGTGTGCAGCGCATGAAAACCGGCGGCAAAGCCAAGCTGACCTGCGCGCCGGACATCGCTTACGGTGCCCGTGGCGCGGGTGGCGTGATCCCCCCGAACGCAACGCTGGTGTTTGAGGTGGAGTTGTTGGGTGTGAACGGCAAGTAA
- a CDS encoding HD domain-containing phosphohydrolase, which translates to MKLYPILSALSPHDVVEAPPREGLASQLEMIHRLVSTRVAVVDRIAVVAHDVQTGLLKTLVSSSHDDGRPLHHEVALADVPTLSAMARQRGTRVIHDIARDFQSSSHSTWLKLHHYQSSVTTPIYQGNELAGFLFYDAKQLHAFTDADVEELVEFTDLIAHLFLTQRRLARGIVSAIQVAVDMARSRDFETGQHLERIAYYSRIMARALAQSHGLSDEYIEYLELFSPLHDIGKVGIPDHILLKPGRLDAEEYEIMKRHVPMGESIIRRISQDLGLVGSLQEQVMRNIVATHHERGDGSGYPRGLTMDQIPLEGRIVAVADVYDALSNRRAYKDSWNDDAVCTELRAEAAKGLLDKTCVEALLAATDERASIKLRFADARVADDYA; encoded by the coding sequence ATGAAGTTGTACCCCATTTTGTCTGCGCTTTCGCCGCACGATGTGGTCGAAGCCCCGCCCCGTGAAGGGCTTGCCTCCCAATTAGAGATGATTCATCGTCTGGTCAGCACGCGCGTCGCGGTGGTCGACCGGATTGCGGTCGTCGCTCACGATGTGCAGACCGGGCTCTTGAAAACCTTGGTCAGCAGTAGCCACGACGATGGCCGCCCGCTGCACCACGAGGTCGCACTGGCCGATGTGCCTACCCTCAGCGCTATGGCCCGGCAGCGGGGCACGCGGGTGATCCACGACATAGCCAGAGACTTCCAGTCTTCTTCCCACAGCACCTGGCTCAAGCTCCACCATTACCAGTCCAGCGTGACCACGCCCATTTATCAGGGCAATGAATTGGCAGGCTTCCTGTTTTACGATGCCAAGCAGCTCCATGCATTTACCGACGCTGATGTGGAGGAATTGGTCGAATTCACCGATCTGATTGCCCACCTGTTTTTGACGCAACGCCGTTTAGCCCGCGGCATTGTGAGCGCGATTCAGGTGGCGGTGGATATGGCCCGCTCCCGGGACTTCGAGACCGGTCAGCACCTGGAGCGCATTGCGTATTACTCGCGCATCATGGCGCGTGCCCTGGCGCAGAGCCACGGCCTGAGTGACGAGTACATCGAGTACTTGGAGTTGTTCTCACCGCTACACGACATCGGCAAAGTGGGAATCCCGGATCACATCCTGCTCAAGCCCGGCAGGTTGGATGCGGAGGAATACGAGATCATGAAGCGCCATGTGCCCATGGGCGAAAGCATCATCCGTCGCATCAGCCAGGACTTGGGGCTGGTGGGCAGCCTGCAGGAGCAGGTCATGCGCAACATTGTGGCGACCCACCACGAACGTGGTGATGGGTCCGGTTATCCCCGCGGGCTCACGATGGACCAGATTCCCCTGGAGGGACGCATTGTGGCGGTGGCGGACGTGTACGACGCGCTCAGTAACCGGCGTGCCTACAAGGACTCCTGGAATGACGACGCCGTGTGCACCGAGCTGCGTGCAGAGGCGGCAAAGGGTTTGCTGGACAAGACCTGTGTCGAGGCGCTGCTGGCCGCCACGGACGAAAGGGCGTCGATCAAGCTGCGTTTTGCGGATGCACGGGTCGCTGACGACTACGCCTAA
- a CDS encoding histidine phosphatase family protein — translation MKNLQHWFRGLLFVSLAWSAAFAAGAVNASGAGAELKPGSVVLVRHALAPGVGDPAQFVLNDCSTQRNLNDEGRAQAVRIGKFFRQLPVPVEAVWSSQWCRTRETADLAFPGQRLDQAAFNSFFGELDAAPTQTQAARALLNAWAGKGLLVVVTHQVNITAITGVVPASGEAVVLGRRNGVWAVTGRLTP, via the coding sequence ATGAAAAATTTGCAGCATTGGTTTCGTGGCCTTCTCTTTGTGTCACTTGCGTGGTCCGCGGCATTCGCTGCTGGTGCCGTGAATGCCAGTGGTGCTGGAGCAGAGTTGAAGCCCGGCAGCGTGGTACTGGTCCGCCATGCCTTGGCACCCGGTGTGGGTGACCCCGCGCAATTCGTGTTGAATGACTGCAGCACCCAGCGCAACCTCAATGACGAGGGGCGGGCGCAAGCGGTGCGCATTGGCAAGTTTTTCCGGCAGCTCCCGGTGCCCGTTGAGGCGGTCTGGTCCTCCCAATGGTGCCGGACCCGTGAAACCGCCGACCTCGCTTTCCCGGGCCAGCGCTTGGACCAGGCTGCATTCAATTCATTTTTCGGTGAGCTGGATGCTGCCCCGACCCAAACCCAAGCTGCCCGGGCATTGCTCAACGCCTGGGCGGGCAAAGGGCTCTTGGTGGTGGTGACCCACCAAGTCAACATCACCGCCATTACCGGCGTGGTACCTGCATCCGGCGAGGCGGTGGTGCTCGGCCGGCGCAATGGTGTCTGGGCCGTGACGGGGCGCCTCACACCCTGA
- a CDS encoding demethoxyubiquinone hydroxylase family protein: MPAAIRPSSPTPSTAPEHAAAPPAERSCDGLTVMFDGSCPLCRREIGLYQSLASLQPVQWLDVSEVHSGLEPAEQARLLARFHVRQADGRMLSGAAAFVSLWLAMPGWRWLGRFGRLPGVTPVLEWAYVHFLRFRPHLQQWVRAAELAHLPADMVADLRSDHAGETGAVAVYRGMLWASRHPDIQELARRHLQTEQEHLEVMNALLPPLRRSWLLPLWRLAGFVTGALPALVGPPAVYATVAAIETFVDKHYQDQLDRIAGRPEAATLQRLLSDCRNDEREHLEEASNKLVAAPGWGVRAWCRAIGAGSMIGVWLTRRI, encoded by the coding sequence ATGCCCGCAGCGATCCGCCCCTCTTCCCCGACACCATCAACGGCCCCTGAGCACGCAGCCGCCCCACCCGCTGAACGCTCGTGCGACGGGCTCACGGTCATGTTCGATGGCTCCTGCCCCTTGTGTCGACGTGAGATCGGGCTCTACCAGTCCTTAGCGTCTTTGCAGCCGGTGCAGTGGCTGGATGTGAGCGAAGTGCACAGTGGGCTGGAGCCTGCAGAGCAAGCGCGTTTGCTGGCACGTTTCCATGTGCGGCAGGCAGACGGGCGCATGCTCAGTGGCGCGGCCGCTTTTGTGTCTTTGTGGCTGGCCATGCCGGGCTGGCGCTGGCTGGGTCGATTCGGGCGGTTGCCGGGGGTGACTCCGGTGCTCGAGTGGGCCTATGTCCACTTTTTGCGCTTCAGGCCCCATTTGCAACAGTGGGTGCGGGCCGCTGAGCTGGCGCACTTGCCCGCCGACATGGTGGCCGACCTGCGCTCAGACCATGCGGGCGAGACCGGCGCCGTTGCGGTGTACCGCGGCATGCTGTGGGCCTCGCGCCACCCCGACATTCAAGAGCTCGCGCGGCGCCACCTGCAGACTGAACAAGAACACCTGGAAGTCATGAACGCCTTGCTGCCTCCCCTGCGCCGCAGCTGGCTGCTACCCCTTTGGAGGCTCGCAGGTTTTGTGACCGGCGCACTGCCGGCGCTGGTCGGACCGCCTGCGGTGTATGCCACTGTTGCGGCGATCGAGACCTTTGTCGATAAACACTACCAAGACCAACTGGACCGGATTGCGGGCCGACCCGAAGCCGCCACGCTGCAAAGGCTCTTGAGCGATTGCCGCAACGACGAGCGAGAACACCTTGAGGAGGCGAGCAACAAACTGGTCGCAGCACCGGGCTGGGGTGTCAGGGCGTGGTGCAGAGCGATTGGCGCTGGCTCGATGATCGGCGTGTGGCTCACACGGCGCATCTGA
- a CDS encoding pyridoxamine 5'-phosphate oxidase family protein — translation MDTPLLSESEIRHRIWQELQRAVPDRHHEWRTPVLATLGVDGAPQARTVVLRHADAGQAVLHIYTDSRSPKVAELEAAPQVSLVFWSKRLSWQLRVRAQATVVRSGPEVDAVWARISTSAAAGDYLSAQAPGAALEAAADARAGSPGGAHHLALIKLQVHEIDWLELARSGHRRASLTRTKWTWRVP, via the coding sequence GTGGACACACCTCTTTTGAGCGAATCGGAGATCCGCCACCGCATTTGGCAGGAGTTACAGCGCGCAGTACCTGACCGGCACCACGAGTGGCGCACACCTGTGCTGGCCACTCTGGGGGTGGATGGTGCGCCGCAAGCACGCACTGTCGTGTTGCGCCACGCCGATGCCGGGCAAGCCGTGTTGCACATCTACACCGACAGCCGCAGCCCCAAAGTCGCCGAGCTGGAGGCCGCCCCTCAGGTGAGCCTGGTGTTCTGGAGCAAGCGATTGAGCTGGCAGCTCCGTGTGCGGGCGCAAGCCACTGTGGTGCGCAGCGGCCCGGAGGTGGACGCGGTGTGGGCACGTATCAGTACCTCCGCAGCCGCTGGGGACTACCTGTCGGCTCAGGCACCGGGTGCAGCACTGGAAGCGGCAGCCGACGCGCGCGCCGGGAGCCCCGGCGGAGCCCACCACCTCGCACTCATCAAGCTGCAGGTGCACGAGATTGACTGGCTCGAACTCGCACGAAGCGGCCACCGCCGCGCCAGCCTGACCCGCACCAAGTGGACATGGCGGGTTCCCTAA